In one Pirellulales bacterium genomic region, the following are encoded:
- a CDS encoding serine/threonine-protein kinase translates to MSHTFHRYKIGDEPVAGYRLMSHLGAGGFGEVWKATAPGGTEVALKIIDLTGQQGVQEFTSLRVVKKVRHPNLISLQAFWMKDEEGQIIDEQGEAAPSNLQETAFLPNAKQAMEAAKSNIAMTTRFARPVELIIAMQLGSMSLHRRLEECREQGQAGVPVAELLEYLEQAARGIDFLNKPIHDLGNGPVPIVHGDVKPHNILVVGDAAVVCDFGLARAVETLRKTSMAPVTVAYAAPESFKGKVTPTSDQYSLAITYAELRTGRLPFDETMTPYQVMEAHVTRNLDFSRLPDPEKQVVMRATDGIPEDRWPTSRDLILALRHAVAQTGELPLRPGEVAYTGGPTPSHSLTARPELRGTGLPTRHPVDPSRDTMHPGGHTPSEMFSQRTSPSPLGMEPALGEEGRVVAPGRKKSLVPMIGAVVLGCGVLAGIVVVPKLLNNNQNAPTAGGDTQPSNGNLAVSGSKQPSTGGVQNSAGSGSGTLGKNPDSGVKGQETASNNPDTTANVTEPVKEAPPPDENTQYIQAVQKDINGGDFNTAIDLLDKAPSKLPGYEKENLQKRLKTAFLAYIDSLAGGQKYVQALAELDDTLAGIGLAPEDKQKEYEKIRGLWLTKAQEALQNGQPTRALETAHSLLRRFDGDRDALFVVTRCQIQQGDYAGGLAGLNKIGKTTELPIEYQPLHAALLVLATGLQAAAPADWMKALDDMLAYLALEKGAAPPAALALNSWERSRLDSLRTQIIDNVRPTLNTLPADQATALVTKLEQLGSSAELQMFKIKTAVEAKNYDDARKMLQAVSEKLPADSDLKPEVTGTELLITLRDPASKPPDAAKALGQCGALLGQLTPSLRGGLCEAAEALALAPQSNLLEAAIELTTKARDLDPGDKGTLDRLARLLTARLMQRAAQPNPPSAQELPKLLQDFDQIDTAGMAANGTLDAFHAECLLAQSSPDRQELSALMDHAKPVDNYTQFVQARVLRLASQPDWTQIAKLLIGAYGDGTSSAGLVAPQFRRALAAKMLIEAGMTKRVPISNNPATVLSNPFGDPAVAAEVFRWLHVARVISEDLEKLDLKQNKRELWVNWSLAAQWKPKASEQLLLGKIAQLAKLSNTDLGVDAFPILYVAYRTLNNTQAEQLEGVQAAQQIAELFQKQFGVADPQAVTIYTEVLQPALGVADGLAAGKSPPAELDKFYAAAAEFVKHYQRATKWPFTDRQAEIEKLVSTAIKLNPKVAKYYTERGVARISLTPPNVDGALEDATEAVKLDANLPAAYALQGYALIYRSRREPSADARTADLEKALAQCKAAVEKSKADDKDRSMHFLYLSMAQLERANFDTDSAVKKDLLSQAVANAQQAVDLEKAYPDYAYTALGNALEDLAWIVGEEPEKNYRAAIDAFTQAINNNPSSALPLVSRARCYYKAIADSKLDPKALGGGTLEENMQAAIADLQQAKLLNPNAVEPDWWLGKVDQVLGKYDDADAALGSSVKLAEEQKLPERSMFIVDWTRNAILNKALSDADRTKAVRERADELKQAPSLGGSSTTKQAVLLVGESLLAEKPPKLNDAIKEYDAALTDYDKADPTKPLDPSKVDGADVSLLLARAACRYSLPNSDWNMTTAEGVIKDDNRVIQLKPGPRTEAMADWYSANVKFRSAQSSSPTFTAAKKLEYRKGALEDVRKAITLAPDAPDSWRWRTFAARALGIEIQLAAAKNDVTPDTLKKWAAEARGWINQAIDQAGKRPDLADQMSNLQRAQQDLEKTLTDKKL, encoded by the coding sequence ATGTCGCACACTTTTCATCGTTACAAAATCGGCGATGAGCCCGTGGCCGGGTATCGGCTGATGTCGCATTTGGGTGCCGGCGGCTTCGGTGAGGTGTGGAAGGCGACGGCCCCGGGCGGCACGGAAGTGGCGCTGAAAATTATCGATCTCACCGGGCAACAAGGGGTGCAGGAATTCACCTCGCTGCGGGTAGTGAAAAAAGTCCGGCATCCTAACCTCATCTCGCTGCAAGCGTTCTGGATGAAAGATGAGGAAGGACAAATTATCGATGAGCAAGGCGAAGCCGCACCCAGCAATTTGCAGGAAACGGCATTCTTGCCCAACGCCAAGCAAGCCATGGAGGCAGCCAAGTCGAACATTGCCATGACCACGCGGTTTGCGCGGCCGGTGGAATTAATCATCGCCATGCAGTTGGGCTCCATGAGCTTGCATCGCCGGCTGGAGGAATGCCGCGAGCAAGGGCAGGCCGGCGTCCCCGTGGCGGAACTACTGGAATATTTGGAGCAGGCGGCGCGGGGCATCGATTTTTTGAACAAGCCCATTCACGACTTGGGCAATGGTCCGGTGCCGATTGTCCACGGCGATGTAAAGCCACACAACATTTTGGTTGTGGGCGATGCGGCTGTAGTGTGCGATTTCGGCCTGGCCCGCGCGGTGGAAACGCTGCGAAAAACTTCCATGGCGCCGGTCACCGTGGCTTATGCCGCCCCCGAAAGCTTCAAAGGAAAAGTGACGCCGACCAGCGACCAGTATTCGCTGGCCATTACCTACGCCGAATTGCGCACCGGCAGGTTGCCGTTTGACGAAACGATGACTCCCTACCAGGTGATGGAAGCACACGTCACGCGCAATTTAGATTTCAGCCGGCTGCCGGACCCGGAAAAGCAAGTCGTGATGCGGGCGACTGATGGCATCCCGGAAGATCGCTGGCCAACCTCGCGCGATTTAATTTTAGCCCTGCGGCATGCGGTAGCGCAAACCGGAGAGCTCCCCTTGCGGCCCGGCGAGGTGGCCTACACCGGCGGCCCCACGCCCAGCCATTCGCTTACGGCCCGGCCAGAATTGCGTGGCACGGGCTTACCAACACGGCATCCGGTCGATCCCAGCCGAGACACCATGCACCCCGGTGGTCACACCCCTTCGGAAATGTTTTCGCAGCGCACGTCTCCCTCGCCGCTGGGAATGGAGCCGGCGCTGGGTGAAGAGGGCAGAGTAGTCGCTCCGGGGCGAAAGAAGTCGCTGGTTCCCATGATCGGAGCTGTCGTCTTGGGATGTGGAGTGTTGGCAGGAATTGTGGTTGTGCCGAAGCTGTTGAACAACAACCAAAACGCTCCGACTGCCGGTGGCGACACGCAGCCTTCCAACGGAAATTTAGCGGTCAGCGGAAGCAAGCAGCCTTCGACTGGTGGCGTGCAAAATTCGGCCGGCAGCGGATCAGGAACGCTCGGAAAAAATCCGGATTCGGGCGTCAAAGGGCAAGAAACGGCCAGCAACAACCCAGATACAACAGCCAACGTGACGGAGCCGGTCAAGGAAGCGCCGCCGCCGGACGAGAATACGCAGTACATTCAGGCCGTGCAGAAAGACATCAACGGCGGCGATTTTAACACCGCCATCGATCTGCTCGACAAGGCGCCCAGCAAATTGCCGGGCTACGAAAAAGAGAATTTGCAAAAGCGGCTGAAAACGGCGTTTCTGGCTTACATCGATTCGCTGGCCGGGGGGCAAAAATACGTGCAAGCCTTGGCCGAATTGGATGACACGCTGGCGGGCATCGGCCTGGCGCCGGAAGATAAGCAAAAGGAGTACGAAAAAATTCGCGGGCTGTGGCTCACCAAAGCCCAGGAAGCATTGCAAAACGGCCAACCCACGCGTGCCTTGGAAACCGCGCACAGCTTGCTCCGCCGCTTCGACGGCGACCGTGATGCGCTGTTTGTCGTCACCCGCTGCCAGATTCAACAAGGCGATTATGCCGGCGGCTTGGCCGGCTTGAACAAAATTGGGAAAACGACCGAATTGCCCATCGAATATCAACCGCTGCATGCCGCCTTATTGGTGCTGGCCACAGGACTCCAAGCTGCGGCTCCGGCCGATTGGATGAAGGCCCTGGACGACATGCTGGCTTATTTGGCGCTGGAGAAAGGGGCCGCCCCGCCGGCCGCGCTGGCCTTGAATTCGTGGGAGCGCAGCCGGCTGGATAGTTTGCGCACGCAGATCATCGACAACGTACGGCCAACATTGAATACGCTCCCCGCCGATCAGGCCACCGCGCTGGTTACAAAATTAGAACAGCTGGGCTCTAGCGCCGAGCTGCAAATGTTCAAAATTAAGACGGCGGTGGAAGCCAAGAACTACGACGACGCCCGCAAAATGTTGCAGGCTGTTTCCGAAAAGCTTCCGGCCGATTCCGATTTAAAGCCCGAAGTAACCGGCACCGAATTGCTGATCACGTTGCGCGATCCGGCGTCGAAGCCGCCCGACGCAGCCAAAGCCCTCGGCCAGTGCGGAGCATTGCTAGGGCAACTCACTCCCAGCTTGCGCGGCGGATTGTGCGAGGCCGCAGAAGCGTTGGCGCTGGCACCACAGAGCAACTTGCTGGAAGCGGCCATTGAACTCACCACCAAAGCCCGCGATTTAGATCCCGGCGACAAAGGCACGCTCGATCGTCTGGCGCGGCTGCTCACCGCGCGCCTGATGCAGCGCGCCGCACAGCCGAATCCGCCATCGGCGCAAGAACTGCCCAAGCTGCTGCAAGATTTCGATCAGATTGACACGGCCGGCATGGCTGCCAATGGCACGCTCGATGCCTTCCACGCCGAATGCTTGTTGGCGCAAAGCTCGCCCGATCGCCAGGAACTTTCCGCGCTCATGGATCACGCCAAGCCGGTCGACAATTACACGCAGTTTGTGCAAGCCCGCGTATTGCGATTAGCATCGCAGCCTGATTGGACGCAAATTGCCAAACTGTTGATTGGGGCCTACGGCGATGGAACATCTTCGGCCGGGTTAGTGGCGCCGCAATTCCGCCGAGCATTGGCTGCCAAAATGCTGATCGAAGCCGGCATGACCAAGCGCGTGCCCATTTCGAACAATCCGGCGACGGTGCTTTCCAATCCGTTTGGCGATCCGGCCGTCGCCGCCGAAGTGTTCCGCTGGCTGCATGTGGCGCGGGTCATTTCTGAAGATCTTGAGAAGCTCGATTTGAAGCAAAACAAACGCGAATTGTGGGTGAACTGGTCGCTGGCCGCACAGTGGAAGCCCAAGGCTAGCGAACAACTCCTGCTGGGAAAAATTGCCCAACTGGCAAAATTGTCCAATACAGATTTGGGCGTCGACGCTTTCCCCATTTTGTACGTTGCTTACCGCACGCTGAACAACACCCAGGCAGAGCAACTGGAAGGCGTGCAGGCCGCACAGCAAATCGCGGAGCTGTTCCAAAAGCAGTTCGGCGTGGCCGATCCACAAGCGGTGACCATTTACACCGAAGTGCTGCAGCCCGCGCTGGGTGTGGCTGATGGCCTGGCGGCAGGCAAATCTCCTCCAGCGGAACTTGATAAGTTTTACGCCGCGGCTGCGGAATTCGTTAAGCACTATCAACGAGCCACCAAGTGGCCATTTACTGACCGTCAGGCGGAGATTGAAAAGCTGGTTAGCACGGCCATTAAGCTCAACCCGAAAGTGGCCAAATACTATACGGAGCGCGGTGTTGCCCGCATTTCGCTCACGCCGCCCAATGTCGACGGAGCGCTGGAAGATGCCACCGAGGCGGTCAAGCTGGATGCCAACTTGCCGGCCGCTTACGCTCTGCAAGGGTACGCGCTCATTTACCGCTCTCGACGGGAGCCCTCGGCTGACGCACGCACCGCCGATCTGGAAAAGGCCTTGGCCCAGTGCAAAGCAGCCGTTGAAAAATCGAAAGCCGACGATAAAGACCGCTCCATGCACTTCCTATATCTGAGCATGGCGCAATTGGAACGGGCGAACTTCGATACCGATTCGGCGGTGAAAAAAGACTTGCTCAGCCAGGCCGTCGCCAATGCTCAGCAAGCGGTCGATTTGGAAAAGGCGTATCCCGATTATGCTTACACCGCTTTGGGCAATGCGCTGGAAGATTTGGCTTGGATCGTGGGTGAAGAGCCGGAGAAAAATTACCGCGCCGCGATCGATGCATTCACCCAGGCCATCAACAACAATCCTTCTTCGGCGCTGCCGCTGGTCAGCCGGGCCCGGTGCTACTATAAGGCGATTGCCGACAGCAAGCTGGATCCCAAGGCGCTCGGTGGCGGCACGCTGGAAGAAAACATGCAAGCAGCAATTGCCGATTTGCAGCAGGCAAAACTATTGAATCCCAATGCAGTTGAGCCCGATTGGTGGCTGGGGAAAGTCGACCAGGTGCTCGGCAAATATGACGATGCCGATGCAGCCTTGGGCAGTTCGGTAAAGCTGGCAGAAGAGCAAAAGCTGCCGGAACGCTCCATGTTTATAGTCGATTGGACCCGCAACGCCATTTTGAACAAAGCGCTTTCCGACGCGGATCGAACCAAAGCCGTCCGCGAGCGCGCAGATGAACTGAAGCAGGCCCCGAGCTTGGGCGGATCCTCCACAACCAAGCAAGCAGTACTGCTGGTGGGCGAAAGCTTGCTAGCTGAAAAGCCGCCCAAATTGAACGACGCCATCAAGGAATACGACGCTGCTCTTACTGATTACGATAAGGCCGACCCCACGAAGCCGCTGGATCCTTCTAAAGTGGACGGCGCCGATGTCAGCCTGTTATTAGCGCGGGCGGCATGCCGGTACAGCCTGCCCAATAGCGATTGGAACATGACGACGGCCGAAGGAGTCATCAAAGACGACAATCGTGTGATTCAATTGAAACCGGGCCCACGCACCGAAGCCATGGCCGACTGGTACTCTGCCAATGTGAAATTCAGAAGCGCGCAATCTAGCTCGCCGACATTCACTGCGGCAAAGAAGTTGGAATATCGCAAAGGGGCGCTGGAAGATGTTCGCAAAGCAATTACGTTGGCCCCGGATGCTCCGGATAGTTGGCGGTGGCGCACCTTCGCAGCTAGAGCGCTGGGGATAGAAATTCAACTGGCTGCTGCCAAAAACGATGTAACCCCCGACACGCTTAAAAAATGGGCGGCGGAAGCCCGCGGCTGGATCAACCAAGCCATCGATCAGGCAGGCAAGCGGCCCGATCTGGCCGATCAAATGAGCAATTTACAACGCGCGCAGCAGGATTTGGAAAAAACCCTGACCGATAAAAAGTTGTAA